One Chlorogloeopsis sp. ULAP01 genomic window carries:
- a CDS encoding ComEC/Rec2 family competence protein, with amino-acid sequence MIQASGVIICLGYILGLLFTTVPWGGAWVMLLGIVGAILVRKRRLNPHKATQKTANTQLKTKVTPQFMSSTPHPRVWLIAGVLGLLATFYFQFRVPQAGTNDISKLVPSQNNNQEQLFIVRGEVKSTPRLTRNQRGQFWLEATQLDEVKNDQGLAGASKGVTGKLYVTVPILQATGLHPGQQVAVTGILYKPKPPSNPGAFDFQKFLQQEGAFAGFVGRLVNILNEEQNQWGWWQIREKIVRSQVRWLGIPEGPLVSAMVIGSKAVDLPYDIRDAFIKAGLAHALAASGFQTSLILSVVLSLTKRFNRVLQVILGSLALIIFLCLTGFQPAVLRAVVMGFAALVGLGLKRKVKQLGSLMVAATLLLLFNPLWIWDLGFQLSFLATLGLIVTVPPLTQRLAWLPPAIASLIAVPIAATIWTLPVQLFVFGVVPIYSLLLNIITTPFISVISIGGIINALAGLIVPNTENYLAGTLHYPSDWLIKLVEFFSKLPGNSFATGKIAIWQVLVVYGLIALVWIVRWWQKRWWIALLTAIGLVLIPGWYSANTLFRVTVLAAGEEPVMVIQDRGKIALINSGDEGTGRFTIVPFLQQQGVNKIDWAIASNFQLNGNNGWLEVLKSLPIKVFYDYFSPSGGTLTSQIIQQEVQQKKGFYQPVSVGQTVGTDSIVVQYINNGLPILQMQIQGQTWLLVGNLKTIEIRRLVKTGQLPRPQVLWCPGESLKELVVALQPQVAIASNTNIQQKALSELSKGQTKLFITGRDGAIQWTLNSDFETFIQGTENKTSIL; translated from the coding sequence ATGATTCAGGCAAGTGGTGTAATTATCTGTCTTGGCTACATTCTTGGATTACTGTTTACAACAGTTCCCTGGGGTGGTGCTTGGGTAATGCTTTTGGGAATTGTGGGAGCAATTCTTGTTAGAAAACGGCGTTTAAATCCACACAAAGCCACCCAAAAAACTGCAAATACCCAATTAAAGACTAAGGTGACACCACAATTTATGTCCTCTACTCCTCATCCAAGAGTATGGTTAATTGCTGGGGTGTTAGGGTTGTTGGCAACTTTCTATTTTCAATTCCGGGTTCCTCAAGCAGGAACAAACGATATAAGTAAACTTGTACCATCACAGAATAATAATCAAGAACAACTTTTTATTGTGCGTGGTGAGGTTAAAAGTACACCACGCTTAACTCGTAATCAACGAGGACAGTTTTGGTTAGAAGCGACTCAACTTGATGAAGTCAAAAACGATCAAGGGCTAGCAGGTGCCAGTAAGGGTGTAACGGGGAAGTTGTATGTAACAGTGCCTATACTTCAAGCTACTGGATTGCACCCCGGTCAGCAAGTTGCTGTAACTGGAATTTTATACAAACCGAAACCGCCATCAAACCCTGGTGCCTTTGACTTTCAAAAATTCCTTCAGCAAGAAGGAGCTTTTGCTGGTTTTGTTGGAAGGCTTGTAAATATATTGAATGAAGAACAAAATCAGTGGGGATGGTGGCAAATCCGGGAAAAAATTGTGCGATCGCAAGTACGTTGGTTAGGTATTCCGGAGGGGCCTCTTGTTAGTGCTATGGTTATAGGCAGCAAAGCTGTTGATTTGCCATACGATATCCGCGATGCGTTTATCAAAGCTGGGTTAGCTCATGCTTTAGCAGCATCTGGATTTCAAACTTCCTTAATTTTGAGTGTAGTCCTCAGTTTAACTAAGCGCTTCAACAGAGTATTGCAAGTTATTTTGGGCAGTTTGGCGTTAATTATTTTTCTGTGCTTAACAGGTTTCCAGCCCGCAGTACTGCGAGCTGTAGTGATGGGATTTGCAGCATTAGTTGGTTTGGGACTAAAACGAAAAGTCAAGCAGTTGGGATCGTTGATGGTTGCTGCTACTTTATTATTATTGTTTAATCCTCTGTGGATTTGGGATTTAGGATTTCAACTAAGCTTTTTAGCTACATTAGGATTGATAGTAACTGTACCACCATTAACTCAACGTTTGGCATGGTTACCCCCCGCGATCGCTTCTTTAATAGCTGTTCCTATAGCTGCTACAATCTGGACTCTACCAGTCCAACTATTTGTTTTTGGAGTTGTACCAATTTATAGCTTACTACTGAATATAATTACTACGCCTTTCATTTCAGTTATTAGTATAGGTGGCATTATTAATGCTTTAGCAGGGTTAATTGTGCCTAATACTGAAAATTATTTGGCTGGGACATTACATTACCCTAGCGATTGGTTAATTAAGCTAGTAGAATTTTTTAGTAAGCTACCAGGAAATTCTTTTGCTACTGGTAAGATAGCAATTTGGCAGGTACTAGTAGTTTATGGATTGATTGCATTAGTTTGGATTGTACGTTGGTGGCAAAAACGTTGGTGGATAGCCCTTTTAACTGCAATAGGATTGGTCTTAATTCCAGGGTGGTATTCTGCTAACACTTTGTTTAGGGTTACAGTATTAGCAGCTGGCGAAGAACCAGTAATGGTAATTCAAGATCGAGGAAAGATAGCTTTAATTAATAGTGGTGATGAAGGAACGGGACGCTTCACAATCGTACCGTTTTTACAACAACAAGGTGTAAATAAAATAGATTGGGCAATCGCTTCTAATTTTCAACTAAACGGTAACAACGGTTGGCTAGAAGTTCTAAAAAGTTTGCCAATTAAAGTTTTTTATGACTATTTTTCTCCGTCGGGAGGCACTCTTACTAGTCAGATAATTCAACAGGAAGTACAACAAAAAAAGGGATTTTACCAGCCTGTATCAGTTGGTCAAACTGTCGGTACTGATTCTATAGTTGTGCAATACATTAATAATGGATTGCCCATATTGCAGATGCAAATTCAGGGTCAGACTTGGTTGCTAGTAGGGAATCTTAAAACTATAGAAATACGTCGCCTAGTTAAAACAGGACAATTACCGCGTCCACAGGTATTATGGTGTCCTGGTGAGTCTTTAAAAGAATTAGTTGTTGCTTTACAACCACAAGTCGCGATCGCATCTAATACTAACATTCAGCAAAAAGCTTTATCTGAACTCAGTAAAGGTCAGACAAAACTATTCATTACAGGAAGAGATGGAGCAATTCAATGGACTCTTAACAGTGATTTTGAAACATTTATTCAGGGAACAGAAAATAAAACTTCGATTTTGTAA
- the aroA gene encoding 3-phosphoshikimate 1-carboxyvinyltransferase, protein MSPSVITVETKENFSQNLVIDQTASKLSLQGRIRVPGDKSISHRALMLGAIAQGHTQIQGLLLGEDPCSTASCFQAMGADISPLNTELVQIKGIGLGNLQEPVDVLNAGNSGTTIRLMLGLLASHAGRFFTITGDSSLRSRPMSRVIKPLQQMGAEIWGRKGSSLAPLAVQGQNLKPIHYHSPIASAQVKSCILLAGLMAEGKTTITEPDLSRDHSERMLKAFGAELDIDPETNSVTVKGPAQLIGQTVIVPGDISSAAFWLVAGAIVSDSDLVIENVGVNPTRTGILEALAMMGADIKRENEREVAGEPVADLRVRSSRLQGCTIAGEIIPRLIDEIPILAVAAVFAEGITVIKDAAELRVKESDRIAVMAQQLNKMGAQVTELPDGMEITGGTSLVGADVDSYTDHRIAMSLAIAALNATGTTKIQRAEAAAISYPNFIPTLQQICS, encoded by the coding sequence ATGTCGCCTTCTGTTATTACCGTAGAAACTAAAGAAAACTTTTCTCAAAACTTAGTTATCGATCAAACTGCTTCTAAGTTAAGTTTACAAGGTCGTATCCGCGTTCCAGGAGATAAGTCTATTTCCCATCGTGCTTTGATGTTAGGCGCGATCGCTCAAGGACACACCCAGATTCAGGGACTACTATTAGGTGAAGATCCTTGCAGCACCGCTAGCTGTTTTCAGGCAATGGGAGCAGATATTTCGCCCTTAAACACAGAATTGGTGCAGATTAAAGGAATCGGTTTAGGAAATTTGCAAGAACCTGTTGACGTATTAAATGCTGGGAACTCAGGCACAACAATCCGATTGATGTTGGGACTATTGGCATCCCATGCGGGACGCTTTTTTACCATTACAGGCGATTCTTCCCTGCGATCGCGTCCCATGTCCCGTGTTATTAAACCTTTACAACAAATGGGAGCGGAAATTTGGGGGCGTAAAGGTAGTTCTTTAGCACCCTTGGCTGTGCAAGGACAAAATCTCAAACCAATTCATTACCATTCTCCCATCGCCTCTGCTCAAGTCAAATCCTGTATTTTGTTGGCGGGTTTAATGGCTGAAGGCAAAACTACTATTACAGAACCAGATCTGTCCAGAGATCACAGCGAAAGGATGCTCAAGGCATTTGGAGCGGAACTGGATATTGATCCCGAAACTAACAGCGTAACAGTTAAAGGCCCTGCTCAACTTATTGGGCAAACAGTGATTGTTCCTGGGGATATCAGTTCGGCTGCCTTTTGGTTGGTGGCTGGGGCAATTGTATCGGATTCTGATTTGGTGATTGAAAATGTCGGTGTTAATCCCACTCGCACGGGTATTTTAGAAGCTTTAGCAATGATGGGAGCCGATATTAAGCGAGAAAATGAACGGGAGGTAGCTGGTGAACCTGTTGCCGATTTACGGGTGCGTTCTAGTCGTCTGCAAGGTTGCACCATTGCTGGGGAGATCATACCCAGGCTAATTGATGAGATTCCGATTTTAGCAGTAGCAGCAGTATTTGCCGAAGGAATAACTGTAATTAAAGATGCAGCAGAATTACGAGTTAAAGAAAGTGATCGTATTGCTGTGATGGCTCAACAGTTAAATAAAATGGGAGCGCAAGTAACCGAGCTACCCGATGGCATGGAAATTACTGGTGGTACTTCTTTAGTAGGTGCAGATGTTGATAGCTATACAGATCATCGCATTGCTATGAGTTTGGCGATCGCTGCTCTTAACGCAACTGGTACTACAAAGATTCAGCGTGCAGAGGCTGCTGCTATTTCTTATCCAAATTTCATACCTACGCTGCAACAAATTTGTAGCTAG
- a CDS encoding thioredoxin family protein codes for MALTASTMLPIGTQAPDFRLLDVISGQTISLSTFADKKALLVMFICRHCPFVKHVQAELANLGKDYFQSDLGIVAISANDARNYPDDAPDSLKAMAGELGFQFPFCYDESQETAKTYTAACTPDFFLFDRDRKLIYRGQLDDSRPSNNKPVTGTDLRAAIEAVLANKAVTLDQKPSIGCNIKWKSGNEPSYFGS; via the coding sequence ATGGCTTTAACTGCTTCAACAATGCTTCCTATTGGTACTCAAGCACCAGATTTTCGTTTACTAGATGTAATTTCTGGACAGACAATCTCACTTTCTACATTTGCTGACAAAAAAGCTTTATTGGTAATGTTTATTTGTCGGCATTGTCCTTTTGTCAAACACGTTCAAGCAGAATTAGCAAACTTGGGTAAAGATTACTTTCAAAGTGATTTAGGTATTGTAGCTATCAGTGCAAATGATGCTAGAAATTATCCAGATGATGCTCCAGATAGCTTAAAAGCAATGGCAGGTGAGCTTGGTTTTCAATTTCCCTTTTGTTATGACGAGAGCCAAGAAACGGCAAAGACATACACAGCAGCTTGTACACCTGATTTCTTTTTGTTTGATAGGGATCGCAAGCTGATTTATCGTGGACAATTAGATGATAGTCGTCCTAGTAATAACAAACCTGTAACAGGTACAGACTTACGTGCTGCGATTGAGGCTGTACTTGCTAATAAAGCCGTGACTCTAGATCAAAAACCAAGTATAGGTTGCAATATAAAATGGAAATCAGGGAACGAACCTAGTTATTTTGGTAGTTAA
- a CDS encoding DUF202 domain-containing protein produces the protein MSNTPKIDRQREHQANERTFLAWLRTSIALIGFGFAIARFGLFLRQLSFTLTQQESSSHPLFNSENLGISLVIFGIITIAFAAWRYNQVLWQIERSDYQPMRWTVWMIAGIVMIFGFFSLPLLIMRTRVSPQRDLNQPLSRNLR, from the coding sequence ATGAGCAATACGCCCAAAATTGACCGTCAAAGGGAGCATCAAGCAAATGAGCGTACATTTTTGGCTTGGCTGAGGACTTCAATTGCATTAATTGGTTTTGGCTTTGCGATCGCACGATTTGGTTTATTTCTGCGTCAGCTTAGTTTTACCTTGACACAACAAGAATCATCTTCACATCCCTTATTTAACTCAGAAAATTTAGGTATTAGTTTGGTAATTTTTGGTATTATTACCATCGCTTTTGCAGCTTGGCGATACAATCAAGTTCTATGGCAAATCGAAAGAAGTGACTACCAACCTATGCGATGGACAGTATGGATGATAGCTGGAATTGTAATGATTTTCGGATTTTTCAGTCTTCCATTGCTGATTATGCGAACTAGAGTATCTCCACAACGGGATTTAAATCAGCCGTTATCTCGGAATTTACGATAA
- a CDS encoding chlorophyll a/b-binding protein translates to MRANGSIVDDQGKMNNFAIEPRVYVDTQGDRTGFTPYAELLNGRLAMIGFVSLMVLEALTGHGVFGLLGSL, encoded by the coding sequence ATGCGTGCAAACGGTTCTATAGTTGACGATCAGGGTAAGATGAACAATTTTGCGATCGAGCCAAGAGTTTATGTGGATACTCAGGGCGATCGCACTGGCTTTACTCCCTATGCCGAGTTACTCAACGGGCGTTTAGCAATGATAGGTTTTGTGTCTTTAATGGTGCTAGAAGCGTTGACAGGACACGGAGTTTTTGGTCTTTTAGGCAGCTTATAA
- a CDS encoding catalase, whose translation MDKKLFTEYPEQDERQYYDRLVEQAKKRMDNLFQNQERALRDTHAKSHAAVKGTLEIFDIDEDAIKRELNQCASLSSSQLNAISLKQGLLAQPKQYPVWIRFANGRTKVEHDYVSDTRSMTVKLIGVEGERLTQSHESTTQDIITQNAEIFFIKTIRDYYGFFSAVVKSEKAALTWLLLHPKQFLALNKITKPTPKSLLTERYWSGSAYALGINPNFDASQTGLVPFEYPAVVKYAFTPVSVEPPHNRIPFQERQKSDRDRAKALAENGAQPDNYYRDELIQALAKPDAHYCWDFGIQFQTNLNMSIDDATILWREKESPFFTVGRLTVKHQIINFEKQYDFCENLRFSPWNGLTTHRPVGALNRLRSIVYPVVASYRHQKRGLVYQEPTGNETF comes from the coding sequence ATGGATAAGAAGTTATTTACAGAATATCCAGAACAAGATGAGCGTCAATATTACGATCGCTTGGTTGAGCAAGCCAAAAAACGCATGGATAATCTGTTTCAAAATCAAGAACGGGCGCTCCGAGATACCCATGCCAAATCTCATGCTGCCGTCAAAGGCACGCTCGAAATCTTTGATATTGATGAAGATGCAATTAAACGCGAATTAAATCAATGCGCCTCATTGAGTTCTTCACAGTTAAATGCGATTTCTCTGAAACAAGGCTTGCTAGCACAACCCAAACAATATCCTGTTTGGATCAGATTTGCTAATGGGCGTACCAAAGTAGAGCATGATTATGTCTCAGATACACGCTCAATGACAGTGAAATTGATTGGAGTTGAAGGAGAACGGCTTACACAAAGCCATGAATCGACAACCCAAGACATTATTACTCAAAATGCCGAGATATTTTTCATTAAAACTATTAGAGACTACTACGGCTTTTTTAGTGCTGTAGTTAAGTCAGAAAAAGCGGCACTCACATGGCTTCTGCTGCATCCCAAACAATTCTTGGCACTCAATAAGATTACGAAACCGACTCCCAAGAGTTTATTAACCGAACGATATTGGAGCGGTTCAGCCTATGCTTTGGGTATTAATCCAAATTTTGATGCCTCCCAGACTGGTTTAGTTCCTTTTGAATATCCAGCTGTGGTTAAATATGCATTTACTCCAGTTTCAGTTGAACCACCCCACAACAGGATTCCATTCCAAGAAAGACAAAAAAGCGATCGCGATCGCGCCAAAGCTCTAGCTGAAAACGGCGCTCAACCAGACAATTACTATCGAGATGAGCTAATTCAAGCCCTTGCTAAACCTGACGCTCATTACTGCTGGGACTTTGGCATCCAGTTTCAAACTAACCTCAATATGTCTATTGACGATGCGACGATTCTCTGGCGAGAAAAGGAATCACCTTTCTTTACAGTAGGTCGTCTTACTGTAAAGCACCAAATAATTAATTTTGAGAAACAATACGATTTCTGTGAAAATCTCCGATTTTCTCCTTGGAACGGACTTACTACTCATCGTCCGGTTGGTGCGCTCAATCGGCTACGCAGTATTGTTTATCCAGTTGTAGCATCCTATCGCCATCAAAAGCGAGGTCTTGTTTACCAAGAACCGACTGGAAATGAAACCTTTTAA
- a CDS encoding peroxidase family protein: MASKRDKSKDGLRNKLETAALTGFKPIWNFIQSNPSLAKKINKLLINNAIYKVPTRPYPFSTMSPYTSWESLTDRTYSGLHLPPLDWKPLTDKNYIGINLTPTEQFEKNLPPVEDLAILYKKTEETKYSPKSTLLFPYFVQWFTDSFLRTDRKEARKNNSNHHIDLCNVYGLNSNITHLLRAYQGGKLKSQIINGEEYPPFYYDENGQPKKEFKGLPHVYTDEFIPKADSFPPEKRQTLFAMGLEIERVNVQIGYVMLNILCLREHNRLCELLAKKYPTWDDERLYHTARNIVMVEMLKIVMEDYINHITPYHFNFFADPLAFTNEKWYRQNWMSVEFTLVYRWHSMLPDHIIYDGQEVPTPATMWNNEMIIKKGLGALFEESCSQSAALLSLFNTPEFLVPTELASIRLGRTTKVRSYNDYRELCKYPRVTNFDQISSDEKVKRELQRLYGHVDNLELYVGLYAEDLRPNSALPPLVGRLIGIDAFSQALTNPLLAENIFNPETFSPVGWEEIQKTKTLSDVLNRNVPQGKTYRVSFYRQDWQPV; this comes from the coding sequence ATGGCTTCCAAACGAGATAAGTCCAAAGACGGGTTAAGAAACAAACTAGAAACAGCTGCTTTGACTGGCTTCAAGCCTATTTGGAACTTTATTCAAAGCAACCCAAGTCTTGCAAAAAAAATTAACAAACTTCTCATTAACAATGCTATCTATAAAGTTCCGACTCGTCCCTATCCGTTTAGTACAATGTCTCCTTACACCTCATGGGAGTCATTAACGGATCGTACTTATTCTGGTCTTCATTTACCACCTCTTGATTGGAAGCCTTTAACCGATAAGAATTATATAGGAATTAATTTAACTCCAACTGAACAATTTGAAAAAAATCTGCCCCCTGTTGAAGATTTAGCTATTTTATATAAGAAAACAGAAGAAACTAAATACTCACCTAAATCTACACTACTTTTCCCTTATTTTGTTCAGTGGTTTACTGACAGTTTTTTGCGAACAGATCGCAAAGAAGCCCGTAAAAATAATTCCAACCATCATATCGATTTATGTAATGTATATGGACTGAATTCCAACATTACTCATTTGTTGAGAGCTTATCAAGGGGGCAAGCTAAAAAGCCAGATTATTAATGGAGAAGAGTATCCTCCTTTTTACTATGACGAGAATGGGCAACCCAAGAAAGAATTTAAAGGGCTACCCCATGTTTACACCGATGAATTCATCCCAAAAGCAGATAGTTTTCCGCCAGAAAAAAGACAAACATTGTTTGCGATGGGGTTAGAAATTGAACGAGTAAATGTACAAATTGGCTATGTAATGCTAAATATTCTTTGTTTAAGAGAACACAATCGTCTGTGTGAACTCTTAGCAAAAAAATATCCAACCTGGGATGATGAAAGGCTTTACCATACCGCCAGAAATATCGTGATGGTAGAAATGTTAAAAATTGTTATGGAAGATTACATTAATCATATTACTCCCTATCACTTTAATTTCTTCGCCGATCCCCTCGCATTTACTAACGAAAAATGGTATCGCCAAAATTGGATGTCGGTAGAATTTACCTTAGTTTATCGTTGGCATAGTATGCTACCTGATCACATAATTTATGACGGTCAAGAAGTTCCCACGCCTGCGACGATGTGGAACAATGAAATGATTATCAAGAAAGGATTGGGAGCTTTATTTGAGGAAAGTTGTTCTCAAAGCGCAGCACTACTAAGCTTATTCAATACACCGGAATTTTTAGTTCCTACCGAATTAGCTAGTATTCGTTTAGGCCGCACTACCAAAGTCAGAAGCTATAACGACTATCGCGAGTTATGCAAGTATCCAAGAGTAACTAATTTTGACCAGATTAGTAGTGATGAGAAAGTCAAAAGAGAACTACAAAGATTGTACGGTCATGTAGATAATCTTGAGTTGTATGTAGGACTCTATGCAGAAGATTTGCGACCTAATTCTGCCTTACCTCCCTTAGTTGGGCGATTGATAGGAATTGATGCTTTTTCTCAGGCTTTAACTAATCCTTTATTAGCAGAAAATATCTTCAACCCAGAAACTTTTTCCCCTGTAGGCTGGGAGGAAATTCAAAAGACGAAGACTCTTTCGGATGTATTAAATCGTAATGTCCCTCAAGGGAAAACCTATCGAGTTTCATTCTATCGTCAGGATTGGCAACCAGTCTGA
- a CDS encoding SDR family oxidoreductase, producing MTSTQVSVENLVLIVGATGGVGQIVVGKLLEKGFKVRILTRNAAKAQKMFNDKVEIAIGELHNPTTFPAAMVGISHIICCSGTTAFPSARWEFEHTPNLVEWIKLFLNPEVAQTKAKNSPTKVDAQGVSNLVQAAPHNLKRFVFVSSCGVLRKDKFPYSILNAFGVLDAKQKGEEAIINSGLPYTIIRPGRLIDGPYTSYDLNTLLKATTEGKLGVVLGTGDKLTGQTSRIDVAAACVESMQNSDCERKVFEIVNQGARPSVINWEKLFSKLS from the coding sequence ATGACTTCTACACAAGTATCAGTCGAGAACTTAGTACTTATTGTTGGTGCAACAGGTGGGGTAGGGCAAATAGTAGTAGGTAAGTTGTTAGAGAAGGGCTTTAAAGTTCGTATCCTGACACGTAACGCTGCAAAAGCTCAAAAGATGTTTAATGACAAAGTAGAAATTGCGATCGGCGAACTGCACAATCCAACTACATTTCCAGCAGCAATGGTGGGTATTAGTCATATCATATGTTGTAGCGGGACTACTGCCTTTCCTTCCGCTAGATGGGAGTTTGAGCATACACCTAATTTGGTTGAATGGATCAAACTGTTTTTGAATCCTGAAGTTGCTCAAACAAAAGCCAAAAATAGTCCTACAAAAGTTGATGCTCAAGGTGTTAGTAACTTGGTACAAGCAGCACCTCACAACCTCAAGCGGTTTGTTTTTGTATCTTCCTGTGGAGTTCTGCGTAAAGATAAGTTTCCTTACAGTATTCTCAATGCTTTTGGTGTTCTTGACGCTAAACAAAAGGGTGAAGAAGCCATTATTAATTCAGGATTGCCTTACACCATCATCCGTCCAGGCAGGTTGATAGATGGCCCATACACTTCTTACGATCTCAATACTCTACTCAAAGCAACAACAGAAGGCAAACTTGGTGTAGTACTGGGAACAGGTGACAAACTTACAGGTCAAACCAGCCGGATTGATGTGGCAGCAGCCTGTGTAGAATCAATGCAAAATTCTGATTGTGAAAGAAAAGTGTTTGAAATAGTTAATCAAGGAGCAAGACCTTCTGTTATCAATTGGGAAAAATTGTTCTCTAAGTTAAGCTGA